The following is a genomic window from Bacillota bacterium.
GAAAGAACAGTCCCGGAGGTGACATTCGTGCAGGAGTTGACCTGGAAAGTCGGCGGAGCGCAGGGCGAGGGAATTGACAGTACCGGTGAAATTCTAGGTACTGTTCTTAATCAGGAGGGTTACTACACCTTTGCTTACCGCCACTTTATGTCATTAATCAAAGGTGGACATACCAACTATAAAATTCGCGTTGCAGACCAGCCTGTCCACTATCACGGTGACCAAACCGATATCCTCATCGCCTTTGATCAGCGCACTATTGATGAAAACAAAGATGAGCTGCACCAAAACTCTCTGGTCGTTTATGATTCGAAGTTCGAGCCCGAAGGTTTGGATCAGGTTGCAAGCTGTGGTATCCCTATGAGCAAGATTGCCCAGGACCTGGGTAATGTTATTATCAAGAACATGGCTGCAATCGGGGTGACAGCAGCAGTCCTTAAGCTGGATCCCCAGGTATTCTACAATTTGGTGGAAACACGCTTCGGCAGCAAAGGCGAAAAAGTGGTCAGCATGAATAAATCGGCGATTCAGCAGGGCTACGATTATTATCTCAGCCAGTGTGCTAACCGCCATTTTCAGCTGCCTGATAAGCGGGCATCAGATCCACCGATGCTGATTTCCGGCAACGAAGCCGCCGGCTTTGGTGCACTCGCAGGTGGATGCCGATTCCTGGCTGCTTATCCCATCACACCTGCCACTGAAATCATGTACTGGCTCATCAACCATCTGCCAGATTACGGAGGCAAAGCGGTTCAAGCTGAAGATGAGATTGCAGCCTGTCTGATGGCGATCGGTGCCAACTACGCCGGAGTGAGGGCTATGACTTCCACATCTGGACCAGGATTTTCCCTGATGCAGGAAGCCATCGGCCTAGCCGGGCTTGCTGAGATTCCCTTAGTAATTGTGGATGTGCAGCGCGCCGGACCGGCCACCGGCATGCCTACAAAAACCGAGCAGTCTGACTACAATGAGATCCTCTATGGATCACATGGTGAAATTCCCAGAATAGTACTGGTACCTGCCACGATCAGCGATTGCTTTTACCATCTGGTCGAAGCTTTTAATCTTGCTGAGAAGTATCAATGTGTGGTTCTAGTTGCTAGTGATCTGTTTTTGGGCATGTCCAAGCAGTCTGTTCCTGAATTTGATTTCAGCAAAATCAAGGTTGAGCGGACTGGTTTCATCAGCAGCCAAGAGCTGACCAAACTTGAACCCGGCGGATATAAGCGCTATGTTCTTACTGATTCAGGCATTTCGCCTCGCTCAATCCCCGGCCAACCGAACGGACTTTACACAGCCCTTTCTAATGAGCATGACGAGCAGGGCAAAGAAGAGGCCGAGGATCCCTATAACCGGGTTACTCAAATGCAGAAGCGATTTCGCAAACTCTCCAGTTTCTCACCTGATACGTGGGGGGCCGAGTACTGTGGTCCCGACAATCCCGAACTGCTTATAGT
Proteins encoded in this region:
- a CDS encoding 2-oxoacid:acceptor oxidoreductase subunit alpha, which produces MQELTWKVGGAQGEGIDSTGEILGTVLNQEGYYTFAYRHFMSLIKGGHTNYKIRVADQPVHYHGDQTDILIAFDQRTIDENKDELHQNSLVVYDSKFEPEGLDQVASCGIPMSKIAQDLGNVIIKNMAAIGVTAAVLKLDPQVFYNLVETRFGSKGEKVVSMNKSAIQQGYDYYLSQCANRHFQLPDKRASDPPMLISGNEAAGFGALAGGCRFLAAYPITPATEIMYWLINHLPDYGGKAVQAEDEIAACLMAIGANYAGVRAMTSTSGPGFSLMQEAIGLAGLAEIPLVIVDVQRAGPATGMPTKTEQSDYNEILYGSHGEIPRIVLVPATISDCFYHLVEAFNLAEKYQCVVLVASDLFLGMSKQSVPEFDFSKIKVERTGFISSQELTKLEPGGYKRYVLTDSGISPRSIPGQPNGLYTALSNEHDEQGKEEAEDPYNRVTQMQKRFRKLSSFSPDTWGAEYCGPDNPELLIVGCGSTYAQISEAKNKLEQSGVSTAHLHLRILKPFPIQAVRQRIEQAKQVIVIDNNYTGQLRALLQQEVGFHDKYVPHTRYDGNPITVSELVAKANEVLQ